The Burkholderia cepacia genomic interval AGCAGGTCGTCGCGCAGCGTGCGCCAGCCGTCGGGCGAGCTCACGTCGAAACGGAAGCCGTGCGCGGTCGGCTGCCATGCGATCGGCCGGGCACGCACCTGCGCCTCGTCGCCGGCGGTCTCGAACAGCAGCGCGATGCGCTGCGCTTCCTCGCGCAGGTCGGTACGCGGATTACGCGTGAGCGACAGCGACGCGAGCGACACGAGCAGGCCCGCGATTACCAGCACGACCAGCATTTCGAGCAGCGTGAAGCCGCGCTGCGGCGCCCGCACGCCATCCGCGCGCGCCGGGGCCCGGCGCACACGGCAGCCGCGCCCGAAGCGGGAAGTCGTGCGGATGGCGAGCATGGGGATCAGAAAAAAGAGACGTCGGGCCGGTCAGCGAGCGCTTATTGCCACGAACCGATGTCGGTATCGTTGCCTTCGCCGCCTTCCTTGCCGTCGGCGCCGTAGCTGAACACGTCGATCTCGCCGTGCACGCCCGGGTTCAGGTACTTGTACCCGTTGCCCCACGGATCGTTCGGCAGACGCTCGAGATAGCCGCCGTCCTTCCAGTTGTTCGGGATCGGATCGGTGGACGGCTTCTGGATCAGTGCGTTCAGGCCCTGATCCTGGGTCGGGTAGCGGCCGTTGTCGAGACGGTACAGCTTGAGCGCCTGCATGATCGTGCCGATGTCCTGTTTCGCGGCGATGCGGCGCGCCTCGTCCGGGCGGCTCATGATCTTCGGCACGATCAGCGCCGCCAGGATCCCGAGGATCGCGACCACCACCATGATCTCGATCAGCGTGAAACCGCGCTGACGACGCACGGCCGCGTTGCGGCGAGTGATCCACGTTTGCATGACTGACTACCTCTTTCCAAAAAATGTCGTTGGTTGAGTGACGTTTCCGAAACAACCGGGTCAGGTCCCTGCGGGACTGCTGCGCCGATTGCGCCGGGCGCGGAGCACGCATTGTAAGGCGCGCATTGCCGAGGGCTTTCACCCAACGCAAATTTCACATACATCCGTACAATAGCGCGCATGAACGCGCTCTCGATCCGGATCCTCTCCCTAGCCCTCTTCGCGGGTTTGTGCGCGACGGCCACCTACTGGGTCGTCACGCTGTCAGCCCGTGAAGCGCCGCTGCCCGCCGCCGCCGCGCGGCTGCCGATCCGTACCGAGGACGCCGCGGCGCTCTTCGGCGGTCAGCTCGACAAGAATCCCGTGCAGGACATCCACCTGTTCGGCATCCTCTCGCTCGATCGCGGTGCCGCCGCGATCGTCGGCGTCGGCGGCGAACCGCCGCGCGCCGTGTCGCTCGGCGCGGAGGTCACGCCCGGCGCGAAGCTCGCCGAGGTCCGCCCGC includes:
- a CDS encoding GspH/FimT family pseudopilin, which codes for MLAIRTTSRFGRGCRVRRAPARADGVRAPQRGFTLLEMLVVLVIAGLLVSLASLSLTRNPRTDLREEAQRIALLFETAGDEAQVRARPIAWQPTAHGFRFDVSSPDGWRTLRDDLLRPRDWDGGVTGADIDYPGSDTRASRVVFGTESIDTPVRVTLHSAAGSATIVGTGNGRYEVQ
- the gspG gene encoding type II secretion system major pseudopilin GspG; protein product: MQTWITRRNAAVRRQRGFTLIEIMVVVAILGILAALIVPKIMSRPDEARRIAAKQDIGTIMQALKLYRLDNGRYPTQDQGLNALIQKPSTDPIPNNWKDGGYLERLPNDPWGNGYKYLNPGVHGEIDVFSYGADGKEGGEGNDTDIGSWQ
- a CDS encoding type II secretion system protein N yields the protein MNALSIRILSLALFAGLCATATYWVVTLSAREAPLPAAAARLPIRTEDAAALFGGQLDKNPVQDIHLFGILSLDRGAAAIVGVGGEPPRAVSLGAEVTPGAKLAEVRPRSIVVDRNGARAEIQLPANTPSPAIYMR